A single region of the Pygocentrus nattereri isolate fPygNat1 chromosome 27, fPygNat1.pri, whole genome shotgun sequence genome encodes:
- the bmp8a gene encoding bone morphogenetic protein 8A — protein sequence MEAGLPSWDVLSAHRDKQELLDPHVSQKYSRGRESSCGTGCRTTGRQWLFLLVVFFPLCLFACVCGQKEVQSSFRKLSGREKKEMQREILSILGLPGRPRPHPPLRPPSSAPLFMLDLYHAVSAEGDEGPGLGLNQEGVIHAALPTLSTHTPPLGTVVSEADTVMSFVNLVEHERDLLQPRPYWKEFRFDLTPLPQGETVTAAEFRIYKTLTMGQRANRTLHISVYEIQREKRHREPELVLLDMQSVPAGQEGWLAFDVTSASNHWLLHPRSNLGIRLYVETEEDRSLSAGWVGLIGRRGPRSKQPFMVTFFRASQAPCRPPRAVRHNNPRKKKNKYDLPHPNRPGIFDQHHANSGRQACKKHELYVSFSDLGWKDWVLAPPGYSAYYCDGECDYPLGSCMNATNHAMIQLVVHLIKPDEVPKACCAPTKLSPISVLFYDDNNNVILKKHRNMVVKTCGCL from the exons ATGGAAGCAGGTCTCCCTAGCTGGGATGTCCTGTCTGCACATAGGGACAAACAGGAGCTCCTGGACCCGCATGTTTCTCAAAAATACAGCAGAGGGAGGGAAAGCAGCTGTGGCACTGGCTGCAGAACTACAGGTCGCCAGTGGCTTTTCCTGCTGGTGGTCTTCTTCCCCCTGTGTTtgtttgcctgtgtgtgtgggcagAAAGAGGTACAATCAAGCTTCCGTAAGCTGAGTGgccgagagaaaaaggagatgCAGAGGGAGATCCTTTCCATCCTAGGTCTGCCCGGGCGGCCCCGGCCTCACCCGCCACTGCGACCCCCTTCCTCTGCTCCGCTCTTCATGCTTGACCTGTACCACGCCGTGTCAGCTGAGGGAGATGAGGGTCCAGGCTTGGGCTTGAACCAAGAGGGGGTTATCCATGCTGCACTTCCTACACTCAGCACACACACGCCTCCCCTCGGCACGGTGGTCAGCGAGGCAGACACGGTCATGAGCTTCGTCAACCTAG tGGAGCATGAGAGAGACCTCCTTCAGCCTCGGCCCTACTGGAAAGAGTTCCGTTTTGATCTGACGCCACTTCCCCAGGGAGAGACGGTCACTGCTGCAGAATTCCGCATCTACAAAACCCTGACCATGGGTCAGCGGGCAAACCGTACCCTCCACATCTCTGTCTATGAAATCCAGAGGGAGAAAAGACACAG GGAGCCTGAGCTGGTCCTGTTGGACATGCAGTCTGTTCCAGCAGGGCAGGAGGGCTGGCTGGCCTTCGATGTGACATCTGCCAGCAACCACTGGCTACTGCACCCACGAAGCAACCTAGGCATCCGATTGTATGTGGAAACAGAAGAGG ACCGCTCATTGTCTGCGGGGTGGGTGGGTTTGATTGGCCGCAGAGGCCCTCGCTCCAAACAGCCCTTCATGGTGACGTTCTTCCGGGCCAGCCAGGCCCCTTGCCGCCCGCCTCGAGCTGTCAGACACAACAACCCAcgcaagaaaaaaaacaaatatgatcTGCCCCATCCAAACAGACCTGGCATATTTG atCAGCATCACGCAAACAGTGGGCGGCAGGCCTGTAAAAAGCATGAGTTATATGTCAGCTTTAGTGACCTTGGTTGGAAG GACTGGGTTTTGGCCCCTCCAGGTTACTCAGCATATTACTGTGATGGGGAATGTGACTATCCTCTGGGCTCCTGTATGAACGCTACTAATCATGCCATGATCCAGCTTGTG GTCCATCTTATAAAGCCAGACGAGGTACCGAAGGCTTGCTGTGCGCCAACCAAGCTCAGTCCCATCTCTGTGCTCTTTTATGATGACAACAATAATGTAATACTCAAGAAACATCGGAACATGGTGGTCAAGACCTGCGGCTGCCTGTAA